In Micromonospora purpureochromogenes, a single window of DNA contains:
- a CDS encoding alpha/beta hydrolase translates to MPRTSRSLAAAGIAGLFLAGSAIAPATASPVTTGWGRPTTSDRTSPAEARRVDRVPTPKLDWYACYDYAECATTRLPLDYDQPKGATTEIALLRVKARDQQSRIGSLFLNPGGPGGSGTDIALAAPYFLSDELLDRFDIVGVDPRGVAASDNVKCFPSVKDQTRAYAGLNVAFPWTKAEEKAYIDSSKAVGRACSTTGKPLTGAMSTAEVARDMEVLRRAVGDKKLSYLGFSYGTALGQYYANMFPDRVRALVVDGVLDPNAWVGQGKARGDLQETRLRSADGAYKALHEILLRCDKAGEQACPLAAGDPVASYELVAQRLRKKPVVIDDPDAGSFTVSYADFVGASLSSLYSPYGYADIASITADLLVLTDPGSATSARLAQARTAVAKRAEQARQQRRYDFPYNNGLETFLGVDCTDAYHPTDAGAWPALTAKEDKRAPYFGRAWGWSAAPCARNTWTVRDEDAYTGPFNRKTSAPVLVVGNYWDPATNYDAAVSSAKLLPNSRLLSSDSWGHTAYGTSACVTGAVDAYLLKGTLPKKGTRCTGDVQPFVEVPAEPETSRAAAPKSALAAEGEPAPGEPKRLPPVVAPRPAVGTLTVR, encoded by the coding sequence ATGCCACGTACTTCCCGGTCCCTGGCCGCGGCAGGAATCGCCGGCCTCTTCCTCGCCGGATCGGCGATCGCGCCCGCAACCGCGTCGCCCGTCACCACCGGCTGGGGTCGACCCACCACATCGGACCGCACCAGTCCCGCCGAGGCCCGGCGGGTCGACCGCGTGCCCACGCCCAAGCTCGACTGGTACGCCTGCTACGACTACGCCGAGTGCGCGACCACCCGGTTGCCGCTGGACTACGACCAGCCCAAGGGAGCCACCACCGAGATCGCGCTGCTCCGGGTCAAGGCCCGCGACCAGCAGAGCCGGATCGGCAGCCTCTTCCTCAACCCGGGCGGCCCCGGCGGCTCCGGCACCGACATCGCGCTCGCCGCGCCGTACTTCCTCTCCGACGAGCTGCTGGACCGTTTCGACATCGTCGGCGTCGACCCGCGCGGCGTCGCCGCCAGTGACAACGTCAAGTGCTTCCCGTCGGTCAAGGACCAGACCAGGGCGTACGCCGGGCTGAACGTGGCGTTCCCGTGGACGAAGGCCGAGGAGAAGGCGTACATCGACTCGTCGAAGGCGGTCGGCCGAGCCTGCTCCACCACCGGCAAGCCGCTGACCGGGGCGATGTCCACCGCCGAGGTCGCCCGCGACATGGAGGTGCTGCGCCGGGCGGTGGGCGACAAGAAGCTCAGCTACCTCGGCTTCAGCTACGGCACCGCGCTCGGCCAGTACTACGCCAACATGTTCCCGGACCGGGTCCGCGCGCTGGTCGTCGACGGGGTGCTCGACCCGAACGCCTGGGTCGGCCAGGGCAAGGCCCGCGGCGACCTGCAGGAGACCCGGCTGCGCAGCGCCGACGGCGCGTACAAAGCGCTGCACGAGATCCTGCTCCGCTGCGACAAGGCCGGCGAGCAGGCGTGCCCGCTGGCGGCCGGCGACCCGGTCGCCTCGTACGAGCTGGTGGCGCAGCGGCTGCGCAAGAAGCCGGTGGTGATCGACGACCCGGACGCGGGCTCGTTCACCGTCAGCTACGCCGACTTCGTCGGCGCCAGCCTCAGCTCCCTCTACAGCCCGTACGGCTACGCCGACATCGCCTCGATCACCGCCGACCTGCTGGTGCTCACCGATCCGGGATCGGCCACCTCGGCCCGCCTGGCGCAGGCCCGCACGGCCGTCGCCAAGCGCGCCGAGCAGGCCCGGCAGCAGCGCCGGTACGACTTCCCGTACAACAACGGGCTGGAGACGTTCCTCGGTGTCGACTGCACCGACGCGTACCACCCGACGGACGCGGGTGCCTGGCCGGCGCTGACGGCCAAGGAGGACAAGCGGGCCCCGTACTTCGGGCGGGCCTGGGGCTGGAGCGCCGCGCCGTGCGCCCGGAACACCTGGACGGTGCGCGACGAGGACGCCTACACCGGTCCGTTCAACCGGAAGACCAGCGCCCCGGTGCTGGTGGTCGGCAACTACTGGGACCCGGCCACCAACTACGACGCGGCGGTCAGCTCGGCGAAGCTGCTGCCGAACAGCCGGCTGCTCAGCAGCGACAGCTGGGGGCACACCGCCTACGGGACGTCCGCCTGCGTGACCGGTGCCGTCGACGCCTACCTGCTCAAGGGCACGTTGCCGAAGAAGGGCACCCGCTGCACCGGTGACGTGCAGCCCTTCGTCGAGGTGCCGGCCGAGCCGGAGACGTCGCGGGCCGCCGCGCCGAAGAGCGCGCTGGCCGCCGAGGGCGAGCCGGCCCCGGGTGAGCCGAAGCGGCTGCCGCCGGTCGTCGCGCCGCGGCCCGCCGTGGGGACGCTGACGGTGCGCTGA
- a CDS encoding transporter substrate-binding domain-containing protein: MNDSSSPRFRSVATTLAVALTLTLAAAAGCDNRQDPQLPSVLDKLRESHIDGQPKIRIGVAATEPLMGELRNGSYVGFDVEIARYIAASLGYEGDQRIDFVSLATEDRIPALQGGVVDLVVSSFSITEERKKQVGFAGPYFVTTQEVMVPNRLKDKIRTIEDLRDPAYKICTSGGSTTEAELEKHQVKALVVKRVGDCVNGIREGRYDAVSSDETILAGFLSQYPTEFEIVDMPFGTSETLGIGVPIGDPALRDLVAFFLDKSYQQGRSGISSPWLTAYNRTLGPWMRGPKSQPQPLDVPKLVDFDDKAPRR; the protein is encoded by the coding sequence ATGAACGACAGCTCCTCCCCGAGGTTCCGCTCGGTCGCGACCACGCTGGCCGTGGCGCTGACCCTGACGCTGGCCGCCGCGGCCGGTTGCGACAACCGGCAGGATCCGCAGCTCCCCTCGGTGCTGGACAAGTTGCGCGAGTCGCACATCGACGGCCAGCCGAAGATCAGGATCGGGGTGGCGGCCACCGAGCCGCTGATGGGCGAGCTGCGCAACGGCAGCTACGTCGGCTTCGACGTCGAGATCGCCCGGTACATCGCCGCCTCCCTCGGTTACGAGGGCGACCAGCGGATCGACTTCGTCTCGCTGGCCACCGAGGATCGCATCCCGGCCCTCCAGGGCGGCGTGGTCGACCTGGTGGTCTCCAGCTTCTCGATCACCGAGGAGCGCAAGAAGCAGGTCGGCTTCGCCGGGCCGTACTTCGTCACCACCCAGGAGGTGATGGTCCCGAACCGGCTGAAGGACAAGATCCGCACCATCGAGGACCTTCGCGACCCGGCGTACAAGATCTGCACCAGTGGCGGCTCCACCACCGAGGCCGAGCTGGAGAAACACCAGGTCAAGGCGCTGGTGGTGAAGCGGGTCGGCGACTGCGTCAACGGCATCCGCGAGGGGCGGTACGACGCGGTCAGCTCCGACGAGACCATCCTCGCCGGCTTCCTCTCCCAGTACCCGACCGAGTTCGAGATCGTCGACATGCCGTTCGGCACCAGCGAGACGCTCGGCATCGGGGTGCCGATCGGCGACCCGGCCCTGCGCGACCTGGTCGCCTTCTTCCTCGACAAGAGCTACCAGCAGGGGCGCTCCGGGATCAGCAGTCCCTGGCTGACCGCGTACAACCGGACGCTGGGGCCCTGGATGAGGGGGCCGAAGTCGCAGCCGCAGCCGCTGGACGTACCCAAGCTGGTCGACTTCGACGACAAGGCGCCCCGGCGGTGA